The genome window ATGTTACATTTGATGCTTAGACAATTAGCTAAATAATAGACTTTTCAAACAGCCTCTAAAAAAACAAAGAAATAGGAGAATATTTTTTTAAGAAACTCAGAGATCTTCTCTCTTACGCTTGAAAATTTAAAAAAATAGGTTATATTATAAATATTAGCTCAAAATTCATCTATATGCTTTTAAAAATAGGAGGCTAAGTCCTTGGATAACGTGATAATTAAAAATATAATTGAAAAGAATATAGAAAATTCTGATAACGAAACTCAAAAAGAAGTACAAGTAACATTCGAGACAAACAAACATGGTGTTACTGTAAATGAAACAATAACCCTTACCGGAAAAGGTTCAGTAAAAGTTTTAACCCGTGTTTAATAATCAAAATTTTTAAGTATTACTACAACGTAAACTGATAGCTTTAAATTAAAGCTGCTTGTTTCAGTGACACAGTCACATTTTTAAGTCATCAATCATTCCAATAATACCTTGTTATTTACTTCGGCACTTCAAACGTTAACTTAAGTTAGGTAATGGATATTACCAATTTTTGAATTATTTGCCTTTTATAAGCATTTGAATCAGGTTTTCTGACGCATTTTTTATTGCTCGATTATTTGCTGCTTCTTAATAATTAAAGTATGTCATTGCGAGCCTGCAACGCAGGTGTGGTAATCTATCTGGTGAATATTAGAAGATTACCACGGTGACACAGTCACTTTTCTAAAATCATCAATCTTGATAATAAACTATGATTGTAGACTTTAATAGTGCAGCAAAGCTGCCTCCTCGTAATGACAGCTTGGACGATTTTTAAATTTTATAAATACCGCAAATATTAGAAATCTATTACCAATCATTAAATATTATTCTAGGCAAGCAGTGTAAATTATTAATAAAATAGAAAAGAGTAAAAAACCATTTTACTCTTTTCTATACTATTTTAATGTGGAACAGTTAATATAGAAGCTAAATATTTAGCTGTTTGAGTTTTTGTAGGGAGGTTAACCCCTTTATGACCATAAATTCCTTTAAATATATCAATAGGTTCTTCATTTCCCTCTATTAGGGCATGTCTTATCTCGGTAAATTCACCAATCAAAGCTTTTTCTGTAGAAATATTTCTGGTTTCAGAAAATTTGTGAATGTCTTCTTCATCAACGTATAGACTAAATCTAAGTACAAACAAACTTTCTCTATAAATATTTTTTCCTTTAGGACCTGAATTAGGATCAACCCAAATTTCACCATTACTCTGGACAAACCAGAAAGGAATTCTGTCTTCTAGATCTGTTGGTAAAACAATAGCAGTTTTATAAAGATTATGCTCTTTAGCTACAACACAATCAAAATATTTTAATAATAAATGATAATCAATATTACTGGCTCTAGTTATCTCAAAATAATTAGAACTTATCTCTCCTCTTGGAAAATCTTTTTTTAAGTATGTAATAATCTCATCTCTAAGAGTTCTTTCACTGTAATATACAGTCATAACTAAATAACTCCCCTGAAATTCATTTATTCTTAGAAGAATAGCAAAAAATATCTAGTTATGTAGCTGACAACAGACTAATTTTTACTAGTTATAAATATTTTTATCTAAAAAACTTTTTCTGGCTCTTCTTCAATTTTTATATTGTTTTCAATTTCTTTAAAGTTTATATGATCTCTCCATATGAAGAAAAAACCACCTGAAGAAACTAAAGAAACAGCTATAAATTGATTTACAATCGAAACAGCAAAAGCAAGCTCTTTTGTTATACCAAATACACCTAAAGCTAAAATATAACCCCATTGATAAGGACCAATAGAAGCCGGGCCAGCAGGAATCATGGTGCTAAATGCAGTTACACATAATACAAAAACAGCTGATAAAAAATTAATATTAATACCAAATCCCTTAATTATGATAAAAACCACAGTTCCTTCACATAACCATATTAAAAAAGTCAGTAAAACAGCTTTAATTAATAAGCCTGGATAATGAAAAATGTCTAAACCATCTAAAAAAGAACTTAGGAGATAATCAACTTTATTAATTGTATAAAAAATACCTTTTTGAATATTTTCAGGAAATTTATTTAAAATGTTATTAAATAGAGTTTTTAGAGAAATTAATATAAAATTTTCCCTAAATAAACTTGATTTTCTAAGTTTTGAAAAGATCAAAAGAAAGCAAAAACTTCCAATAAAAATAATTCCTACGGCAAAAGCCAATTTAAACAACCAGGGTTTTGAATATAAGAAAAATATTAAAGATAAAAGTATAAAAAACAAGACAGAACCGTCAAAAACCCTCTCAATAACTATAGATGCAAAGACTTTAGCACGTTTAATATTTTCTTTTTTTCCAAATAAATGAGCTCTATAAAATTCGCCCATTCGAGCAGGCAAAAAGCTGTTTGCGGTAAATCCTATAAATATAGAACTAATAAGAGATCTTATTTTTAAAGAGGAATCGTTGGATAAAATTACTTTCCATCTAAGTGCTCTCATCAGGAAAGCTAAATAATATATTGGTATTATTAAAGGAAAAAGAGTTAAATTAATGTTATTAAAGGAATCCAAAGATTTTTTTATATCAATTTGATGAATAATTAATGTAATAAAAAAAATACTGATCATTAATCCTAGTATTTTTTTGCCGCAGATTCTCAACTTCCCAACCCTTAACTTAAATTTACTTTCATAATCTTGAATTAAGCCTTAATATTTTATACCATAATAGATAAGAATATGTATTATAATTTTAGGTAATATCCATTACCAAACTTAAGTTAACGCTGTATTCTTTGAAACAAGCAGACTTAGTTTAAAGCTATTAGTTTATGTTGTAGTACTACTTTAGTTTCTAGAATGAAAATTTCACTGGAATTTAGAAGTTTGTGAGGCAAAAATGTCTAAAGGAATGACAATTACAGAAAAAATCCTGGCTGATCATGCCAGTCTGGATAAAGTATCACCAGGAGATTTAATCACGGCAAAAGTTGATATAACACTAGCAAATGATATTACAGGGCCTGTTGCTATAGAAGAATTCAAAAAAATCGGTGTAGATAAAGTTTTTGATTCTGAAAGAGTTGTTTTTGTTCCTGATCATTTTACTCCTAATAAAGATATAAAATCAGCGCAAAATGCAAAGATGATAAGGGAATTTGCAAAAGAGCAAAACTTAAAACATTATTTTGAAATTGGAAGACTCGGTATAGAACATACGTTACTTCCTGATAATGGAATAGTAGGATCTGGAGATTTAGTAATAGGTGCTGATAGTCATACTTGTACATATGGTGCTATTGGAGCATTTTCAACAGGGGTTGGTTCTACTGATCTTGCTTGTGCTATGGCTTCAGGTGAAACATGGTTTAAAGTGCCTGAAACAATCAAAGTTGTATATAACGGCAAATTAAATAAATGGGTTGGTGGTAAAGACCTTATTTTACATTTAATTGGAGATATCGGTGTTGACGGAGCTCTTTATAAATCTCTTGAAATTACCGGTTCAACCATTGAGAATTTACCAATAGATGACAGATTTACTATTTGTAATATGGCTATTGAAGCTGGTGCAAAAAATGGAATTATTCCACCGGATAAAATTACTGAAGAATATGTAAAAAACAGAACTTTAAGACCGTATAAATTCTATAAAAGTGATAATAATGCAGAATATTCAAGAGTTATTGAATATAATGTAGAAGAAATTGAGCCACTAGTAGCATTTCCACATTTACCAGAAAACACAAAACCAATTTCTCAAGTTGGAAATATTAAAATAGATCAGGCTGTTATTGGAAGCTGCACAAATGGAAGGCTTTCAGACTTAAAAATAGCAGCAGATATTTTAAAAGGAAGAAAAATTCATCCTGATGTAAGATTAATAGTTCTCCCAGGTACCCAGGAGATTTATCTTGAAGCTATGAAGCTTGGTTATGTAGAAATTTTCATTAATGCCGGTGCTGCATTTAGTACACCTACTTGTGGCCCTTGTTTAGGTGGGCATATGGGAATTTTAGCTGCCGGAGAAAGAGCTATTTCTACCACAAACAGAAACTTTGTTGGAAGAATGGGTCATGTAAATTCTGAAGTCTATCTTTCTAATCCCGCTATAGCAGCAGCTAGTGCAGTTCTTGGAAGAATAGCTTCACCAGAAGAATTATAAAAAATAAAGCTTTTAAAAACTTATTCTTAAAAAGAGATTCCTTTAAAAATCTCTTTTTTATTGAAAAAAATAAGCAATTTTTTTCATGTTTGTATTTATTAAATAGAGAAAGAAAAACAAGAAAGAAAATTTTAGATAAATGAATATTCCAAGCACAAATCCAATATTAAGTAATAATCAGTCTTTTCCAAATATTAACCGGGGGAAAACTGATGCTTTTGCTAATTTTAAAAATATAAACTCCAATAAAAAAATTGATACTCCAAACAACAACCAAATCCCTAATAAAGAAGAAACAAATAAAACATCAGCCGCTCAAAATTCTATAGGAGTAGTAAATCCTCCTAATATTTCCAAATATGATCCACTAGAATCAATAAATAAGAAAAAAGAAAGCAACAATTCTGATCCCAATACCAGTTCAAATACTGATAAAAAACCTTCTGAGGGTTTTTTTAAAAATCTCATAAATAACCCTAAAAAGCTATTAATTATAACAGGAATAGGTGTTTTAATAGCTGCCATTGCTAAAGGTGAATTTAGTAAACTTAAAAATGGTAAAAAATTTGTTGAAAATATTGATGAATTAAAATCATATGTAAAAGAACTAACAGAGAAAATAATAGATAAGCCAAAAAAAATAAAAATACAATTTCCTGTTGAAAAATATCAAAAATACTTAAAAAAAGCATCTCAAAAAGAATATATCGAATTAAATTCTAAAGAAGTTCAAAATTTAAAAACAATACCGCAAAGAATAAAAGATATTGTCAGAACGATAAACGGCACTTTTGAAGCTGTTAGAAGGTCACCATCAGATAAAATAAAACAAAAAGTCAATATTGTTCTTGATGAAACAGCAAGGGGCAGAGAAAAAGAAATATTAAAAATCCTTGAAAACCAAGGAAGAATAGATGATGCTCAGGCAAAACAATTAGCAGGTCTTCTAAAAGATGTAATAAGAGTTGAAACAACCCCAATAAATCCGGGAGTATTACTTTCAGCTATTAGCAACCCTGTAACCGTTGAAGTTGGGACTTATAATTATATCAAAACAGGTAATGTAAATATACTTAGAAGAATCTCCAGGTGGATTGCAGAAGCAA of Candidatus Melainabacteria bacterium RIFOXYA2_FULL_32_9 contains these proteins:
- a CDS encoding 3-isopropylmalate dehydratase large subunit translates to MTITEKILADHASLDKVSPGDLITAKVDITLANDITGPVAIEEFKKIGVDKVFDSERVVFVPDHFTPNKDIKSAQNAKMIREFAKEQNLKHYFEIGRLGIEHTLLPDNGIVGSGDLVIGADSHTCTYGAIGAFSTGVGSTDLACAMASGETWFKVPETIKVVYNGKLNKWVGGKDLILHLIGDIGVDGALYKSLEITGSTIENLPIDDRFTICNMAIEAGAKNGIIPPDKITEEYVKNRTLRPYKFYKSDNNAEYSRVIEYNVEEIEPLVAFPHLPENTKPISQVGNIKIDQAVIGSCTNGRLSDLKIAADILKGRKIHPDVRLIVLPGTQEIYLEAMKLGYVEIFINAGAAFSTPTCGPCLGGHMGILAAGERAISTTNRNFVGRMGHVNSEVYLSNPAIAAASAVLGRIASPEEL